In a single window of the Nicotiana tomentosiformis chromosome 10, ASM39032v3, whole genome shotgun sequence genome:
- the LOC104104441 gene encoding uncharacterized protein, with translation MDPCPFVRIVIGNLALKFPAEHKLSSSTVFDCKFKLRGFSTQISTIPAFIQDPILENRTHSCFNLNKTELDKLVEKSSIRGKTCSLKIEIFARKKGIGCGLLKGGKLLGSVLVPLDLKGLESNGRRGVVIQDEWVLVGRSSTAAQLHLNVKAEPDPRFVFQFDGEPECSPQVYQVNGNVKQPVFTCKFSFRNNGDRNLRSRSSLSEPSTSTSCFNSCTADKELSSLTERKGWSITIHDLSGSPIAAASMVTPFVPSQGSNNVSRSNPGAWLILRPGNGTWKPWGRLEAWREHGGDLGYRFEIIPDGATDAITLSNSTISTKNGGKFSVDITNGATPLTSPNSSFDLCSGSGSGSDFGSAPGSGSWAQLLYRGFVMSSTVEGDGKCSKPEVVVGVQHVNCAEDAAAFVALAAAMDLSMDASQSFTKKLRKELRQSDQE, from the exons ATGGATCCGTGTCCTTTTGTGAGAATAGTTATCGGAAACTTAGCCTTGAAGTTTCCGGCTGAACACAAACTGTCCTCAAGTACGGTTTTTGATTGTAAATTCAAGCTTAGAGGTTTTTCCACACAAATTTCAACTATCCCAGCGTTTATTCAAGATCCAATTCTGGAGAACAGAACTCACTCTTGTTTCAACTTGAACAAAACAGAACTTGACAAACTGGTCGAAAAATCAAGTATCAGAGGAAAAACTTGCAGTTTAAAGATTGAAATTTTTGCACGGAAAAAGGGGATTGGTTGTGGTTTATTGAAAGGTGGGAAGCTATTGGGGAGCGTATTGGTACCATTGGATTTAAAGGGGTTGGAAAGTAATGGTCGCAGAGGAGTTGTGATTCAGGATGAATGGGTTTTGGTTGGTAGATCTAGTACTGCAGCACAATTGCATTTGAATGTGAAAGCTGAACCTGACCCAAGATTTGTTTTCCAATTTGATGGTGAACCTGAGTGTAGTCCTCAAGTTTATCAAGTCAATGGAAATGTTAAACAACCTGTTTTTACTTGCAAGTTCAGTTTCAGGAACAACGGTGACAGGAATTTGAGATCAAG ATCTTCACTATCAGAACCAAGCACATCAACAAGCTGCTTTAATTCTTGCACAGCTGATAAAGAGTTGTCATCCCTAACAGAGCGAAAGGGATGGTCAATCACAATCCATGACCTCTCTGGTTCACCAATTGCAGCAGCATCAATGGTTACCCCATTTGTCCCATCACAAGGTTCAAATAATGTCAGCAGATCAAACCCCGGGGCGTGGCTCATCCTTCGCCCAGGCAACGGTACATGGAAGCCGTGGGGCCGCTTAGAAGCATGGCGAGAGCACGGTGGTGACCTCGGTTATCGCTTTGAAATCATCCCTGATGGTGCTACTGATGCCATTACTTTGTCCAATTCAACTATCAGCACCAAGAATGGTGGGAAATTTAGTGTAGACATCACCAATGGTGCTACCCCATTGACTAGTCCAAACAGCAGTTTTGACTTATGCTCAGGTTCTGGATCCGGGTCGGATTTTGGGTCAGCACCTGGATCCGGGTCGTGGGCACAGCTCTTGTACCGTGGATTTGTGATGTCGTCCACGGTGGAGGGTGACGGGAAATGCAGCAAGCCGGAGGTGGTTGTCGGGGTGCAGCATGTGAACTGCGCGGAGGATGCTGCAGCTTTCGTGGCATTGGCAGCTGCCATGGATCTTAGTATGGATGCTTCTCAGTCTTTTACTAAGAAGCTCCGGAAAGAGTTGAGGCAGTCGGATCAAGAATGA
- the LOC104104440 gene encoding pathogenesis-related protein 1B, protein MGFFLFSQMPSFFLVSTLLLFLIISHSSHAQNSQQDYLDAHNTARADVGVEPLTWDNGVAAYAQNYVSQLAADCNLVHSHGQYGENLAQGSGDFMTAAKAVEMWVDEKQYYDHDSNTCAQGQVCGHYTQVVWRNSVRVGCARVKCNNGGYVVSCNYDPPGNVIGQSPY, encoded by the coding sequence ATGGGATTTTTTCTCTTTTCACAAATGCCCTCATTTTTTCTTGTCTCTACACTTCTCTTATTCCTAATAATATCTCACTCTTCTCATGCCCAAAACTCTCAACAAGACTATTTGGATGCCCATAACACAGCTCGTGCAGATGTAGGCGTGGAACCATTAACTTGGGACAACGGGGTAGCAGCCTATGCACAAAATTATGTTTCTCAATTGGCTGCAGACTGCAACCTCGTACATTCTCATGGCCAATACGGCGAAAACCTAGCTCAGGGAAGTGGCGATTTTATGACGGCTGCTAAGGCCGTCGAGATGTGGGTCGATGAGAAACAGTACTATGACCATGACTCAAATACTTGTGCACAAGGACAGGTGTGTGGACACTATACTCAGGTGGTTTGGCGTAACTCGGTTCGTGTTGGATGTGCTAGGGTTAAGTGCAACAATGGAGGATATGTTGTCTCTTGCAACTATGATCCTCCAGGTAATGTCATAGGCCAAAGTCCATACTAA